In Flavobacterium hankyongi, the genomic window TTCAGAAGTATTAAATTATATCTCCAAAGAGGAATTAGAAAGATTATCATTAGATTACAAGGTTGATTACCAAGTTAAAAAGCTCAATGAGCAAACGATGTTTCAACTTTTACTTTTTTCAATGCTAAATGTAAAGCATAATAGCTTGAGTGTCATGGAGGAATTTTATCATTCATTAGCCTTTAAAAGTATTGCAAACAATAGTTCTGAGGGGGTAAGATACAATTCGATAAGAGACCGATTAGTTGCTATAAACCCGTGTTATTTCGAGGCAATTTTTAAAAGTTGTTTAAAACAATTTCAAAATAAATATCTTAAGAAGAAACACAATATTATTGCTTTTGACTCTACTTTAGTAAGTATTTCTTCAAAATTATTTGCAGAAGGAATGCAGATTAACAAACAAGGAGATAAAAGATTTGTGAAGTTTAGTATGGCTTTTTCCAATGTCCCATACATTCTAAGATATTTACAGACCAGGCTTTCGTTTCTGAAGATTTTGCTTTAAAAGATTTAATAAATGAATGTCTACTAAGTCCAGAAAACATATTGGTCTTTGATCGCGGACTTCAGGCAAGAAGTGTATTTGAAGGTTTCAATAATCAGAACTTTATTTTTGTTACTCGCCTTAATAATTATACTCGCTTTCAAATAGTTGAGGAATTTCAAATAGTTCAAAAAGAAACAGAAAGATTATCTATTGAAAGAGATTTGAAGGTTATATTGTTTGATAAACGAAATAAAAAAACAACTTCATTTTTAAGGTTAATCATTGCACGAGAAAAGGAAAGTAATGAAATATTCTATTTTTTAAGCAATAGTAATAATCTAACTTCTAAAGAGATTGTCGATATCTACAAACAGCGATGGGAGATTGAAGTATTTTTTAAATTTATAAAACAAAACTAAAATTTGCTAACGAGTTAGAAGTATTAATCATCAAAGAAATTGTGGAAAAATGCGGAGGAAATCCAAATCAAGTTGAGGATATTTTTAAACCGAAATAAGGTTTCGAAACTTATGATTTTTAATCCATGCCATAAATAATTTAAAACAAATCTACTAAATCAAATTATAAATTACCTGCAAAGAATTAAAGCCAATAATATTTACCTTTGTAACAAAAATATAGCATGCCAAGAATACTCGCATTAGATTACGGAATGAAACGAACAGGAATTGCCGTTACAGACGAACTGCAAATTATAGCATCGGGTTTAGAGACAGTTCCTTCAGAAAAAGTGATTGATTTTTTGAAAGATTATTTCTCAAAAGAGCAAGTTACTAAGGTGCTTATTGGCGAACCAAAACAAATGAATGGACAACCATCTGAAAGCGCTCCCATAATTGAGGCTTTTGTGATAAAGTTTAAAGAGATATTTCCTAAAATTCAGGTAGTTAGGGTAGATGAGCGTTTTACTTCAAAAATGGCGTTTCAAACTATGATTGATAGTGGACTAAAAAAGAAACAACGTCAAAATAAAGCCTTAATTGATGAAATTTCGGCAACAATTATGCTTAGAGATTATCTATCTCGAAAAATGATATAGGTTTTTTTATCAATATCTAAAATTCTATTAAGGGTTGAAAATTAAGATAAATTTTGCATTTTTTGATAGTATCTTTGTGGCACAATTCTAAGAAATGACAACAACAACACAAAAAATCGAAACAGATGTAGTGTTAATAGGTGCTGGAATTATGAGCGCTACGTTAGGACTACTTCTAAAAGAATTACAACCTGATTTAAAAATCGAAATATTTGAGCGATTAGATATCGCTGCTGCAGAAAGTTCTGATGCTTGGAACAATGCGGGAACCGGTCACGCTGCTTTTTGTGAGTTAAATTACACTCCTGAACTAGAAGACGGTTCTATTGATGTAAAAAAGGCCGTTAAAATTTCAGAATCATTTGAAGTTTCACGCCAGTTTTGGGCATATCTTGTCGAAAAGAACTTATTGCAAAATCCAGAAAATTTTATAAAAAGTGTTCCTCATCTAAGCTTTGTTTGGGGTGATGATAACGTTGAGTATTTAAGAAAACGTTTTAACGAACTGCAAAAATTCCACTTGTTTAAAGAAATGGAATTTACTGAGGACGCCAATCAAATAAAAGAATGGGCGCCTTTAGTAATGGAAGGCCGTAAGAGCAAGGATAAAATTGCAGCGACAACCATGAAGTATGGTACTGATGTTAATTTTGGAGCATTGACACGCAGTATTTTTAAATATCTGGAAACGCTTGAAGGTGTTACAGTTCACTACAATCATGAAGTAAAATCACTTAAGAAAAGAGATACAGGAATTTGGAGAATTAAGGTTAAGGATATTGCTTCTGGAGAAAAGAAAAAAGTATATATGCCATTTGTGTTTATTGGTGCTGGAGGAGGTTCGTTATTACTTTTAGAAAAAGCCAATATCCCTGAAGGAGAAGGTTATGGAGGATTTCCTGTAAGCGGACAGTGGTTGAAATGTACTAATCCTGAAGTGATTAAAAAACATGCTGCTAAGGTGTATGGTAAGGCTTCTGTTGGTGCACCACCCATGTCGGTTCCGCATATTGATACGCGCATGATTGATGGAGAAAAAGCATTACTTTTTGGTCCGTACGCTGGGTTTTCTACTAAATTTCTTAAAAATGGTTCGTATTTCGATTTAATTAAGTCGATTGAATTAGACAATATAAAGCCTATGATAGGAGCAGGAATTAAAAATATTCCACTTACAAAATATTTAATTGAACAGGTTTTTCAATCGTCAAATGATAGAATGAAGGCGTTGAAAGAATATGTTCCCTCTGCTAAAAAAGAAGATTGGGTTTTAGAAAATGCTGGACAACGTGTTCAGGTTATCAAAAAAGATAAAGAAGGTAATGGGGTGTTGGAATTTGGTACCGAAGTGGTTGCAGCTCATGATGGTTCTCTAGCAGTATTACTTGGAGCATCACCGGGAGCATCTACAGCGACTTCGATAATGATTGAATTACTTGGGAAATGTTTTCCGGAACAAATGAAGTCTGAAGCTTGGCAAAACAAGTTAAAAAACATGATTCCGTCATACGGGCAAAGTTTGTGTCAGAATACTGAATTGTGTGACCAAGTAAGAAAAAAAACAAATGAGGTACTAAAATTGAAAGTAGATTAACCTCAGTTCAAGTGTTTTTTGTGAAATGTAAAGGAACAAAAAATGACCCGAGGTATAGCTGAACGGAACGAAGTTAATCGAGAACTAATCGTTAAAATTTCTCAATAAGATTTTCCCTATTTTAGTTCTGAAAATGAATCAAAGTAGCGTTGAGTAACAAAACTTATAGCAATGCATTTAATTTTAGTAAAATTAATTACTTTTGCACTCTAAATTAAATGCGTTAAGGATAGAAGCAAGGTGTCATGCACCGCGAATAGCCTGACCCTAAGTTTACGAAGGGGAACGCCCAAATTGAAATAGAATGATTTATCCAATTGTTGGTTATGGAGATCCTGTTTTAAGAAAAGTAGGAGAAGAAATAACTAAAGAGTATCCAAATTTAAACGAGGTTTTGGCAAACATGTATGACACGATGTATAATGCATGTGGAGTAGGTTTGGCAGCACCTCAGGTTGGTTTGGCAATTCGTTTATTTATTGTAGATACGGAGCCTTTTAGTGAAAGTGATGATTTGTCAAAAGAAGAAGCGGAACAGTTAAAAGGTTTTAAAAAGACATTCATTAATGCTAAAATTCTTAAAGAAGAAGGCGAAGAATGGGCTTTTAACGAAGGTTGTTTAAGTATTCCTGATGTGAGAGAAGACGTTTACCGTCATGAAAAAATTACAATTGAATATTTTGATGAAAATTTTACTAAGCATACAGATGTTTACGATGGCTTGATAGCAAGAGTTATTCAACATGAATACGATCATATTGAAGGAGTTTTGTTTACAGATAAAATATCGTCACTTAAAAAGACGTTAATTAAAAAGAAACTTCAAAATATAATGGACGGGAAAGCAAGACCAGATTATAGAATGCGTTTTGCAGGTCCTAAAAAAGGTAGATAAACTAACAAATAAGATATATAAAAATGAATTTAGAGAGAATATTAGCCATTTCTGGTAAACCTGGATTATATGCATTAAAGATGCAAACAAGAACTGGTTTTGTTGCTGAATCATTAGTTGATGGTAAAAAAATCACAGTAGGTTTACGTAGTAACGTAAGTTTATTATCAGAAATATCTATGTATACTTACAGTGAAGAAAAACCACTTGCTGAAGTAATGACTGCTATTGCTGCAAAAGAAAACAATGGAGCAGCTCCTCAATTAAAAGATGATAAAGCAGCTTTAACAGCTTATTTTTTAGAAATATTACCAGATTACGATCAAGAAAGAGTTTATGCTTCAGATATTAAAAAGGTATTAAACTGGTATAATATTTTACAATCTAAAGGTTTAATTGTTGTAGAAGAAGAGAAAAAAGCACCTAAGAAAGCTGCAAAAGCTAAAACTGAGGAAGCTGCTACAGAAGAAAAACCTAAAAAAGCAAAAGCTACTAAAACTAAAGAGTAATCGAAGTTTTAACATAATTATAAGTCCTGCAAGTGATATTCATTTGCAGGATTTCTTATTTTTACACGAATCACTTTTTTTGCACACTGAGATTGTCAAAGTTTGAGTAAACAAAGAAAATGAATATATAAATAACAAAGCTAATGAATACACGTCAACAACAGCTTGATGCCTTTAATAGATTGCTAGATATCATGGACAATTTACGTGAAAAATGTCCTTGGGATAAAAAGCAAACACTTCAAACACTTCGTCATCTCACTATTGAGGAAACCTATGAGTTAGGAGATGCAATTTTAGACAACAATCTTCAAGAAGTGAAAAATGAACTTGGTGATTTATTGCTTCATATTGTTTTTTATGCCAAAATTGGAAGCGAATCAAACAGTTTTGATATGGCTGATGTGGCTAATGATATTTGTGAAAAGCTAATTCATCGTCATCCGCATATTTATGGTGATGTGATAGTAGAAAATGAAGAGGAAGTTAAACAGAATTGGGAGAAGCTAAAGTTAAAAGAAGGAAAACAATCGGTTCTTGAAGGAGTGCCTAAAAGTTTGCCCGCTTTGGTGAAAGCAAGCCGAATTCAGGATAAAGTAAAAGGAGTAGGTTTTGATTGGGAAGAACCACATCAGGTTTGGGAAAAGGTCCAAGAAGAACTACAAGAACTTCAACACGAAGTAAAAACTAATAATCAAGATAAAATCGAAGCCGAGTTTGGAGATGTTTTATTCTCTATGATTAATTACGCTCGATTTCTTAATGTAAATCCAGAAGATGCTTTAGAAAGAACGAACAAAAAGTTTATAAAACGTTTTACTTATTTAGAAGGCAAAGCAAAAGACTTAGGTAAAAATCTTTCTGAAATGACTTTGGCCGAGATGGATGTGTTTTGGGAAGAAGCTAAAAAGCTATAATTAGAGATGATGAAAAAAATAATACTTCTACTGACTTTATTATTTAGTGTTTTTGTTTCGGCTCAAAAGGATTTTGTGTTGGGTAAAATAGAAACGATTCCTTCAAAAGTATTAAATGAAGAACGAACCATAAATATATATTTCCCTGCCGAGTATGATGCTACTAAAGCATATCCAGTAATTTATTTATTGGATGGGTCTCAAAGTGAAGATTTTATACACATAGCGGGAATTTTGCAGTATGGTAATTATGAATGGTTAAATATGGTTTCTAAATCTATTTTAGTTTGGATTGCTAACGTAGATAGAAAACGCGATTTTACTTTTCCTACAACTATAGAAAAAGACAAAAAAGATTATCCTACTACAGGAGAGTCTGAAAAGTTTATTTTTTTTCTTGAAAAAGAACTACAGCCTTTTGTTGAAAGCAAGTATAATACAACAAGTAGTAAAACACTTATAGGGCAATCATTAGGAGGTCTTTTAGCTACCGAAATATTGTATAAAAAACCAACTCTTTTTTCCAATTATATAATTATAAGCCCAAGTATTTGGTGGGACAATGAATCCTTATTTAAACTAACTCCTGAATTCTTAAAGCAAAATTTTAATCAAAAAACAAAAGTCTTTGTTGGAGTTGGGAAAGAAGGAAAAGTAATGGAAGGTGATGCTAAGAAACTTTACGATATTCTATCAAATAATAAGAAAAACATAGAAAGTCATTTTAAATATTTTGGTGATGCTAATCATGGAGATATTTTACATTTAGCAGTTTATAAAGCATTCGAAACACTAAAAATATGAAGCCACCATATTACGCAGTAATTTTTACTTCGGTAAGAACAGAAGTTGAACAAGGTTATGCACAAATGGCTAATCTTATGGTTGAAATGGCTAAAGAGCAAGAAGGATTTTTAGGAGTCGAATCGGCTCGTAATGAAATAGGTATTACCGTTTCGTATTGGAAAGATTTAGAATCTATTAAAAACTGGAAAAGTAATTTAGATCATTTACAGGCGCAACGTATGGGAAAGCAAAAATGGTATGAGTCTTATAAAGTTAGAATTGCCTTGGTTGAAAGAGAATATGATTTTGAAAAGTAATTTGGAATAATTTTTGATAAATTTAGATTGTGAAAAAAATAATAGTAATACTGTTTTTGTTGCCAATTATAGGTTTTGCCCAAGAAGGAAAGCCTATAAAGTCTATTGCTATACCAAGAACCGATACTCCGTTACCAGATAAAAAGCCCGAAGATCAAACGGAAGCACCTCAATATTCAATTTCTAAACCGTTTGAGCCTAAAATGTTTAAATCGCCTAAGAAAGTTTATGAAGCGCCACAATTAGAAACAACAATAGGAATGGGTAATCAACCTAAAAGTGATATTAAACCTGGTTTAGATTTTGAAAAAAAATTGAATAAACCATTTCAACCAGAAGATGATGCTAAAGTGTATAGAGGAAATCAATTCTTGGGAGATTTTAAAACAAAATCTGGTTCTGCAAAAATTGTATATCGTGATCACGAATTTGTAGATGGTGATTTAATTAGAATTTGGGTAAATGGGGTAGTGGTTGTAGATTATGTTTATTTAGAAGGCTCTTTTGGGAAGTTGAATTTAGGACTGACAAAAGGAATTAATAAAGTTGAGTTTGAAGCACTAAATCAAGGCTCTTCAGGACCTAATACCGCTGAATTTAGAGTTTATGATGATAATGAAAATATTATTTCATCCAATCAATGGAATTTAGCCACAGGTTTCAAAGCTTCTATAATAATTGTAAAAGAATAAAAAATAATAATATAATAAAAAGCCTAGCATTGCTAGGCTTTTTTATGATTATAAACTTCTAAGTTGCTTAAGCTTGTCTTTCCAAGTTGCAAGTTCGTCTTTATGACGATCAATATTTTTGTTAATTTCTACAACCATCGGATTGTCTTTTTTGGTGTTAGCAAAAAACTGAATATTATTTTCTAATTGGAAAATTTCTTTTTGTACTTCCTCAATTTTACGTTGAATAAATATTTTTTCATTATCCAAGGCTCTAGGATCATTTGAGTCAGTTAATTGCTCAATACGATTGTTAAAACGCATCATTTCAGCATCTTTTTTACTTAAGCTCAATTTTTCAAATAAAGCATCAAGTATTTTATTGAATTTACCTTCAATATGACGTCTTGCAAAAGGTACTTTTCCGAAGCTTTTCCAAGTTTCAATATGTTTTTTTATTTCGTCTAAGTCAGTTTTGTGATTTCCGGTAAACTCAAAAAGGCGAACAGTTTCTAAGTATTCTTTTTTCTTTTCAAAAGCTTCTACTTCTACAGCCTCATTTTCGTTTTTCACAGCATGAAGTCTATCAAAATAATGATTGCATGCCGCTTTAAAATCGGCCCAAACTGCATCAGAAAATTTACGTGGCACATGACCAATCTGTTTCCATTCTTCTTGGATTTTCTTCATGATTGGTGTTGTGCTTGCAAAGTCATCACTTTCTTGCAATTCTTTGGCGCGAGCTACTAAAGCATTTTTCTTATCAAGATTGTTTTGTTGTTCTTTTTTAATGTCTTTATAAAAAGAGTTCTTATGTGCATTAAAGTTACGAACAGCAGTTTTAAAATCAGTCCAAGTTTGCTCATTCACATCAGCAGGTACTTTCCCTGTCGAAAAGAATTCTTGACGTAACGCTTCAATTTTATTGATTTGGCCTTGCCATCCAGAGTGAATTTCTATATGTTCTGTTGCAATAGTTTCAATTGCAGCAATAATCTCTTTTTTCTTAGCCAGATTTTGCAACTCTATTTCGTGTTGTTGAGCAAATAAACCCTCACGTTTTTCATGCATTTGTCTAGTAACCTCACTAAATTTTTGCCAAACTTCTTCACGTTTTTCTCTAGAAACAGGTCCAATTTCTTCTTTCCAGATTTTATGTAAAGATTGAAGTTCTCTAAACGCTTTAAAAACATCTTGTTCTTGAAGTAAATCTTCTGCTCGGCTAATTATTTTTAGCTTTAAATCTAAATTGTGTTTAAAGTCTAAGTCACGGGCTTCACGATCAAGGTGTAGATAATCGTAAAAATTTTCTACATGGAAATGATAATTATTCCAAACGTGGTTGTATTTGTCTTTTGGGATAGCTCCAGCATTTTTCCAGCGCTCACGTAAATCGTTGAATCTTTTTAGATTATCACCAATATTTTCACTAGGATTAATCAATGTTTTTAATTCTTCAATAAGTTCTAAACGTTTCTGAAGATTATCTTTAAGTTTTGATTCTAAACTTTTAAAATGATTATTCTTCTTCGTTTTGAAATTGTTATATAAAGAATCGAATTTTGATTTTAGAGGCAAATGATATTCAAATTCTTCAGTAGAATTAGGATTTTCATGAAGAAATTCTTCCTTCTTCTCCTCAATAAAATGATTGTATTTAGATAAAAATGCTGTTTTTATTTCCTCAACATGGTCTTTTATAGCAAGAATATTGTCCTTTGCAACCACATGTTCAAGCTCAACAACCAATTTATCCATGTCCATTGCTTCATAATCAAGCATAGGAATTTCATGGCTATTGTCTGTTGATGTGTGTTCGCCAGCTTCAGCATTTAAATTTTCTATGGTCTCAATAGCTTGATTTGCAATATTTTGCGTAGTAGCTTCTGTGTTTCCGTCTGCGTGAAGCAGGTTGTCGTGTTGTTCTTCTTGCATATTGCAGGATATTACTGTTTAATAATTAACGCCGAAGTTACTAAAAAGCGTATAAATTAGAAAGTAAAAACTGCTATAAAGATGTATAAATCGGTTAAAATGAGTTATAATCATCTTTTTTTAGGAGCTTAATCCAGCTGTTCACTATATCTTTTGGTAACTTCGAGAGTACTTCGACAAGCTCAGCATGACACCTCAGTTACCAAAAGGATGCCGCTTCCATCTGGGCTATGAATTCCAAATTTCCCAAGCTTTTTCGGCTTGTAAAACCAGCATTTCGTAACCATTTTTTATCGTTGCTCCTTGTATTTCTGCTTTACCTAAAAAGGTTGTTTTTTCTGGATTATAAATTAAATCATAAGCAATGTGCTTCGAAGTAAAATATTGATAAGGTATATCTGGACAGTTTTCAATATTAGGAAAAGTGCCTAAAGGAGAACAATTGACAATGATGTGATATTCATCAAAAGTATCTGAATTTAAATCATTGTAAGTAATCATGCCAAATGCTTCTTTTCTTGAAACATACTGAAAATGAATTCCAAGTTGATTTAAGCCGTAAGCAATGGCTTTTGCAGCGCCACCTGTTCCAAGAATTAATGCTTTTTTATGATTAGACTTAAGCAAAGGTTTTAAAGATTCTGTAAAGCCAAAATAATCCGTATTGTGACCAATTAATTTTCCTTCTGGAGATACTTTTATAGTATTTACTGCTCCAATCTCTTTAGCGTTGTCTGATAGGTCATCTAGAAACGGAACAACATCTTGTTTGTAAGGAATGGTGACATTCATTCCAATTAAATCAGGATTATTTTTTAGTACTTCAGGAAATTCATTTATGGATTGAATGTCAAAATTATCGTAACAGAAATCATTAGTAATTCCATCTTTTTTAAATTTTTCTGCAAAGTAATTTCTTGAAAAGGAATAACTAATATTTTTACCTAGTAATCCTAGTTTCTTCATTAGAGATGTTGGCTTTAATATCAATTTGAATAGGAACCATATATTTTGTCCTTACTGGCTTTTTGTGTCTTGTTCCAGGTTTCCATTTTTTTAGAGATTGAATGGTTTTAATTGCTTCAGTTCCCATTTGTTGTCCTAAGTTTCTTAAAACTTTAAAATGTGTTAATGAACCATCTTTCTCAATAATAAATTCAATTAGAATTTTTCCCTTTAAATCTTCACTAACTGCTGGATTAAATGCTTTGTTAAAATCCTCATCAAATTTAACAGCACCATCTAAATATTCAGGAAACGAATCTAATAGATTAGCATTTTTGGGATAATCATAGATATGATTTTCATCAAAAACAGGTTCCACACGAACAATTTGATTAACATCTTTTTTGACGTTAGATTCTTTTGTTTTACTAGCTTTGTTTCTGATTTGGCAAACTACTATTGCCGGAAATAGAATAAAGACTAAAAAAAATATTTTCTTCATTACTTACTATACTTCGCTACGGTTTCTTGAACAAGATTTGTATCCCAAACACCAGGAAAAATTTCTTCGAGTAAAAATCTGTTTTTAAAACTTTGACGTAAACCGTTATTAAGATGATATAAACCTTTTTCGGTTTCGTTTAGCATTAAGTGTAAACCAGCTAGTCGATACTCAATTTCATATTCGTCAGGAAAATGATCGCAAGCTTGTAAAAGTGTTTGAATTGCTGCGTCAAATTCACCTAAATATTGTAAAACATTTACCCAATATAACCAAGTTTCTAATTCTGTAGCACCAAATTCTACAGCTTTTCTATAGCCGTATTCGGCTTCTTCAAATAAATTTAAAGCCTTATTAATGGCTGCAAAGCGTTTCCAGTAAAAACGATTTTCTCCATCAATAGCAATGGCCTTGTTTACAAAGTATAATGCTTTTTGGAAGTCGTTATGTTTAAAATGATGGTCGGTAATAGCAATCCAACCTTTGTCTAACAAAGGGTCTTCATGAACTGTTTTATTGTAGAATTTTAAAGCTTCTGAATCATTACCTAATTTTTCGTAGCACTTACCAATACGTAGTAAAGCATATGAAGTAGGGTCTTCTAAACGAATCGTTTCGTTGTAATTGTAAATAGCTTCTTCATATCTTTTTAAACGTTCTAGTGATTTTGCTTTTTCCATAAATGCTCCCATAAACTGGTCGTCAATTACAGTTGCATAATCAAATGCAATATAAGCTTCTTCGTATTTTTTAATGGTATAGTTTAATCTACCTAACTGATGCCAAGCAATTTCACTGTAAGGATTTTTGTCGATGTATTCAGTTAAAAACTCAATAGCTTCTTCGTATTGTTCTAAAAATTCAAAGCAATAAATAACATTATAAAGGCTCGATTGCTCTTCTGGCTCTTCTTCAAGACATTTTATAAAATTTTCTTTTGCCAATTCCAGTTCATCCATAAAAAGGTATTCCATACCAATTAGGTTGTGAACATCAGCATAATCATCAGTATACTTTAAAGCTACTTTAAGCAACTCTACCGCTTTTTCGTGATTATCTCTTTTAGAATAAATATTAGCCTTCTGAATGTAGATTTCTTCGTTAGTAGGTTCAATTGCGTAAAGTTCATTTAAAAGTTTTTCTGCTGTTTCAAGTTTGTCTTCAAAAATCAGCATTTCTACTTGAACTAGTTTTAATCCTGTTGATTTTGGATGTTGCTCGAGCGCTAACTTAAGTGCCTTCTTGGCAAGACTCGGTTTTCCAATATCCATGTAATGTAGTATGATATCCTCGAATTCTTCTGAATCAAAAAACAAAACCTTGTTTGTTTTAAGCATTGATTCAAAACGTGATAAGGATAAATTTCGATCTTCTTCTTCGTGACTCAAATGCATACTCATTGTTTTTAGAATTATCCTTAATAAAGTTAGGAAACCTTTTAATTTGTTGTTGGCATCGAAAATCAATTGTTGTGAACAATTTAATTAACAATTTTAGTGTGATCAGCTCTTATTTTTAGTAGCTTTTTCCAGCTTTCGCCAGTCGCTTTTAATTGTCAAGTTCAATAAATTGACTCAACAATTAAAGAGCTTCAACAAAGGCTCAATCTGGGCTATAACTATAATTCGGCCATCACTTCATTCATAGCTTCAATAATAATGCCACAACCTTCTTTTATTTCTTCATTTGATAGGGTTAGAGGAGGAGTTATTCTGATGGCGCATCCTTCAAAGAGTAACCAAAATAAAATAAGCCCTTTCTCCTGACATTTAAAGATTACTTTGTTAGTGATTTCAGGACTTTCTGTCATGGCGGCTAGCATTAAGCCTTCACCACGTATTTCTTTTATTAATGGGTGAATCAATAGCTCTCTAAATAGCTTTTCTTTTTCAATACATTGAGGCATTAAATCTGTCTCTAACAACTCTTGTAATGTTGCCAAACAAGCGGCAGCAATTA contains:
- a CDS encoding transposase codes for the protein MFTDQAFVSEDFALKDLINECLLSPENILVFDRGLQARSVFEGFNNQNFIFVTRLNNYTRFQIVEEFQIVQKETERLSIERDLKVILFDKRNKKTTSFLRLIIAREKESNEIFYFLSNSNNLTSKEIVDIYKQRWEIEVFFKFIKQN
- the ruvX gene encoding Holliday junction resolvase RuvX yields the protein MPRILALDYGMKRTGIAVTDELQIIASGLETVPSEKVIDFLKDYFSKEQVTKVLIGEPKQMNGQPSESAPIIEAFVIKFKEIFPKIQVVRVDERFTSKMAFQTMIDSGLKKKQRQNKALIDEISATIMLRDYLSRKMI
- the mazG gene encoding nucleoside triphosphate pyrophosphohydrolase; amino-acid sequence: MNTRQQQLDAFNRLLDIMDNLREKCPWDKKQTLQTLRHLTIEETYELGDAILDNNLQEVKNELGDLLLHIVFYAKIGSESNSFDMADVANDICEKLIHRHPHIYGDVIVENEEEVKQNWEKLKLKEGKQSVLEGVPKSLPALVKASRIQDKVKGVGFDWEEPHQVWEKVQEELQELQHEVKTNNQDKIEAEFGDVLFSMINYARFLNVNPEDALERTNKKFIKRFTYLEGKAKDLGKNLSEMTLAEMDVFWEEAKKL
- a CDS encoding DUF349 domain-containing protein produces the protein MQEEQHDNLLHADGNTEATTQNIANQAIETIENLNAEAGEHTSTDNSHEIPMLDYEAMDMDKLVVELEHVVAKDNILAIKDHVEEIKTAFLSKYNHFIEEKKEEFLHENPNSTEEFEYHLPLKSKFDSLYNNFKTKKNNHFKSLESKLKDNLQKRLELIEELKTLINPSENIGDNLKRFNDLRERWKNAGAIPKDKYNHVWNNYHFHVENFYDYLHLDREARDLDFKHNLDLKLKIISRAEDLLQEQDVFKAFRELQSLHKIWKEEIGPVSREKREEVWQKFSEVTRQMHEKREGLFAQQHEIELQNLAKKKEIIAAIETIATEHIEIHSGWQGQINKIEALRQEFFSTGKVPADVNEQTWTDFKTAVRNFNAHKNSFYKDIKKEQQNNLDKKNALVARAKELQESDDFASTTPIMKKIQEEWKQIGHVPRKFSDAVWADFKAACNHYFDRLHAVKNENEAVEVEAFEKKKEYLETVRLFEFTGNHKTDLDEIKKHIETWKSFGKVPFARRHIEGKFNKILDALFEKLSLSKKDAEMMRFNNRIEQLTDSNDPRALDNEKIFIQRKIEEVQKEIFQLENNIQFFANTKKDNPMVVEINKNIDRHKDELATWKDKLKQLRSL
- a CDS encoding malate:quinone oxidoreductase; its protein translation is MTTTTQKIETDVVLIGAGIMSATLGLLLKELQPDLKIEIFERLDIAAAESSDAWNNAGTGHAAFCELNYTPELEDGSIDVKKAVKISESFEVSRQFWAYLVEKNLLQNPENFIKSVPHLSFVWGDDNVEYLRKRFNELQKFHLFKEMEFTEDANQIKEWAPLVMEGRKSKDKIAATTMKYGTDVNFGALTRSIFKYLETLEGVTVHYNHEVKSLKKRDTGIWRIKVKDIASGEKKKVYMPFVFIGAGGGSLLLLEKANIPEGEGYGGFPVSGQWLKCTNPEVIKKHAAKVYGKASVGAPPMSVPHIDTRMIDGEKALLFGPYAGFSTKFLKNGSYFDLIKSIELDNIKPMIGAGIKNIPLTKYLIEQVFQSSNDRMKALKEYVPSAKKEDWVLENAGQRVQVIKKDKEGNGVLEFGTEVVAAHDGSLAVLLGASPGASTATSIMIELLGKCFPEQMKSEAWQNKLKNMIPSYGQSLCQNTELCDQVRKKTNEVLKLKVD
- a CDS encoding alpha/beta hydrolase is translated as MMKKIILLLTLLFSVFVSAQKDFVLGKIETIPSKVLNEERTINIYFPAEYDATKAYPVIYLLDGSQSEDFIHIAGILQYGNYEWLNMVSKSILVWIANVDRKRDFTFPTTIEKDKKDYPTTGESEKFIFFLEKELQPFVESKYNTTSSKTLIGQSLGGLLATEILYKKPTLFSNYIIISPSIWWDNESLFKLTPEFLKQNFNQKTKVFVGVGKEGKVMEGDAKKLYDILSNNKKNIESHFKYFGDANHGDILHLAVYKAFETLKI
- a CDS encoding antibiotic biosynthesis monooxygenase family protein is translated as MKPPYYAVIFTSVRTEVEQGYAQMANLMVEMAKEQEGFLGVESARNEIGITVSYWKDLESIKNWKSNLDHLQAQRMGKQKWYESYKVRIALVEREYDFEK
- a CDS encoding DUF5606 domain-containing protein gives rise to the protein MNLERILAISGKPGLYALKMQTRTGFVAESLVDGKKITVGLRSNVSLLSEISMYTYSEEKPLAEVMTAIAAKENNGAAPQLKDDKAALTAYFLEILPDYDQERVYASDIKKVLNWYNILQSKGLIVVEEEKKAPKKAAKAKTEEAATEEKPKKAKATKTKE
- the def gene encoding peptide deformylase, with amino-acid sequence MIYPIVGYGDPVLRKVGEEITKEYPNLNEVLANMYDTMYNACGVGLAAPQVGLAIRLFIVDTEPFSESDDLSKEEAEQLKGFKKTFINAKILKEEGEEWAFNEGCLSIPDVREDVYRHEKITIEYFDENFTKHTDVYDGLIARVIQHEYDHIEGVLFTDKISSLKKTLIKKKLQNIMDGKARPDYRMRFAGPKKGR
- a CDS encoding shikimate dehydrogenase family protein, with protein sequence MKKLGLLGKNISYSFSRNYFAEKFKKDGITNDFCYDNFDIQSINEFPEVLKNNPDLIGMNVTIPYKQDVVPFLDDLSDNAKEIGAVNTIKVSPEGKLIGHNTDYFGFTESLKPLLKSNHKKALILGTGGAAKAIAYGLNQLGIHFQYVSRKEAFGMITYNDLNSDTFDEYHIIVNCSPLGTFPNIENCPDIPYQYFTSKHIAYDLIYNPEKTTFLGKAEIQGATIKNGYEMLVLQAEKAWEIWNS
- a CDS encoding energy transducer TonB, translated to MKKIFFLVFILFPAIVVCQIRNKASKTKESNVKKDVNQIVRVEPVFDENHIYDYPKNANLLDSFPEYLDGAVKFDEDFNKAFNPAVSEDLKGKILIEFIIEKDGSLTHFKVLRNLGQQMGTEAIKTIQSLKKWKPGTRHKKPVRTKYMVPIQIDIKANISNEETRITR